In Haloplanus rubicundus, one DNA window encodes the following:
- a CDS encoding DUF1641 domain-containing protein — protein sequence MSDDAEATSSGTPDDDLAAALAEDPEAVAAFVRRLDDVNELLDVLALATEAADDEMVSSVAGTAGSLGELADEAADPETVRGARTLLRALGDAGDPETTYREVGALGLLRALRDPEVKRGLAFLVALARGIGRELER from the coding sequence ATGAGCGACGACGCCGAGGCGACGTCGAGCGGCACCCCCGACGACGACCTGGCGGCCGCCCTCGCCGAGGACCCCGAAGCGGTGGCAGCGTTCGTCCGTCGGCTCGACGACGTGAACGAACTCCTCGACGTGTTGGCGCTCGCGACCGAGGCGGCCGACGACGAGATGGTGTCGTCGGTGGCCGGCACCGCCGGTTCACTGGGAGAACTGGCCGACGAGGCGGCGGACCCGGAGACGGTCCGAGGCGCACGAACGCTCCTGCGGGCGCTCGGCGACGCGGGCGACCCCGAGACGACCTACCGGGAGGTGGGTGCACTCGGCCTCCTGCGGGCGCTCCGGGATCCGGAGGTCAAGCGTGGACTCGCGTTTCTGGTTGCGCTCGCGAGAGGAATCGGGCGGGAACTGGAGCGGTAA
- a CDS encoding DUF7344 domain-containing protein, translating to MTTSNVNRSGDTTSEGSGGNRHRTSEERVDAVFGVLSDARRRRTIRILQTREGSISVPALAETLAAREPGDPDPDRLVVSLQHVHLPKLETTGIVEYTSDRSGVQYGGGPLVERLLEQV from the coding sequence ATGACAACGTCAAACGTCAACCGAAGCGGCGATACGACGAGCGAGGGATCGGGGGGAAATCGACACCGGACGAGTGAGGAACGAGTGGATGCGGTCTTCGGCGTGCTATCGGACGCGCGTCGACGGCGCACCATCCGCATCCTCCAGACGCGCGAGGGAAGCATATCCGTGCCGGCGCTCGCCGAGACGCTAGCGGCACGCGAACCCGGAGACCCCGATCCGGACCGACTGGTCGTCTCGCTTCAACACGTCCACCTGCCGAAACTCGAGACGACCGGCATCGTCGAGTACACGTCCGACCGGTCGGGGGTCCAGTACGGCGGTGGACCACTCGTCGAACGGCTCTTGGAACAGGTCTGA
- a CDS encoding helix-turn-helix domain-containing protein, whose translation MRNGDATEIERVESVGDGETSIFSFSEPFEERPASGIDDPFVDVEECRLEVLEEFDGQKLYVITWEPSVDPFFGLLDDYDGIVRRGTGTADTWTFETRFPSHDALAAFRSACVEAKLGAEVERVYNPTRRDAGAWYGLTPRQRRTLELAVERGYYDIPRRCTTIELADELGISDQAVTERLRRGIVTFVTNALLFEEGE comes from the coding sequence GTGCGTAACGGCGACGCCACGGAGATCGAACGGGTGGAATCGGTGGGGGACGGCGAGACGTCGATTTTCTCCTTCTCGGAACCCTTCGAGGAGCGGCCGGCCAGCGGCATCGACGATCCGTTCGTCGACGTAGAGGAGTGTCGACTCGAAGTGCTGGAGGAGTTCGACGGGCAGAAACTCTACGTTATCACGTGGGAGCCGAGCGTCGATCCGTTCTTCGGGCTCCTCGACGACTACGACGGCATCGTTCGCCGGGGGACGGGGACGGCCGACACGTGGACCTTCGAGACGCGGTTCCCGTCCCACGACGCGCTGGCGGCGTTCCGGTCGGCCTGCGTGGAAGCGAAACTGGGTGCCGAGGTGGAGCGAGTGTACAACCCGACGAGACGCGACGCCGGCGCCTGGTACGGACTGACACCGCGACAGCGCCGGACGCTCGAACTCGCGGTCGAACGGGGATACTACGACATTCCTCGCCGGTGTACGACCATCGAACTCGCCGACGAACTCGGCATTTCCGATCAGGCCGTCACCGAACGGCTCCGCCGGGGTATCGTGACGTTCGTCACCAACGCTCTGTTGTTCGAGGAGGGGGAGTGA
- a CDS encoding DNA polymerase sliding clamp yields MFKAIVSASTLRDALDSVSVLVDECKVRLNEDGLSIRAVDPANVGMVDLSLDSAAFESYEADGGVIGVNLARLEDIAGMGNAGDLVHLELDEETRKLHIRIDGLSYTLALIDPDSIRQEPDIPDLDLPARIVVEGNQLDRGITAADMVSDHINLRVDEDAETFHIEAEGDTDDVDFEMGPDDLIDLEAGPADSLFSLDYLKDMNKAIPGDAEVTIELGEEFPVKLHYEFAEGLGNVTFMLAPRIQSD; encoded by the coding sequence ATGTTCAAGGCCATCGTGAGCGCGTCGACGCTCCGGGATGCCCTCGACTCCGTGAGCGTGCTGGTCGACGAGTGCAAGGTACGGCTCAACGAGGACGGCCTGTCGATCCGTGCGGTCGATCCGGCGAACGTGGGCATGGTCGATCTCTCGCTCGATTCGGCCGCCTTCGAGTCCTACGAGGCCGACGGCGGTGTCATCGGCGTCAACCTCGCCCGTCTCGAAGACATCGCCGGTATGGGCAACGCGGGGGACCTCGTTCACCTCGAACTCGACGAGGAGACCCGCAAGCTCCACATCCGCATCGACGGGCTGTCCTACACGCTCGCGTTGATCGACCCCGACTCGATCCGGCAGGAGCCGGACATCCCCGACCTCGATCTGCCGGCACGGATCGTCGTCGAGGGCAACCAGCTCGACCGCGGGATCACGGCCGCGGACATGGTCTCCGATCACATCAACCTCCGCGTCGACGAGGACGCCGAAACCTTCCACATCGAGGCCGAGGGCGACACCGACGACGTGGACTTCGAGATGGGTCCCGACGACCTCATCGATCTGGAGGCCGGCCCGGCCGACTCGCTGTTCTCGCTCGACTACCTCAAGGACATGAACAAGGCGATCCCCGGCGACGCCGAGGTCACCATCGAACTCGGCGAGGAGTTCCCGGTGAAGCTGCACTACGAGTTCGCCGAGGGTCTCGGCAACGTGACCTTCATGCTCGCGCCGCGCATCCAGAGCGACTGA
- a CDS encoding ribbon-helix-helix domain-containing protein, which produces MSKISVEIPDELLADLDEHVGDDAKYVNRSDAIRASIRKNLDVLDDIDARHGRLEDE; this is translated from the coding sequence GTGAGCAAGATCAGCGTCGAAATTCCGGACGAACTGCTCGCGGATCTGGACGAACACGTCGGCGACGACGCGAAGTACGTGAATCGGAGTGACGCGATTCGTGCCTCGATCCGAAAGAATCTCGACGTCCTCGACGACATCGACGCCCGACACGGGCGGCTGGAGGACGAATGA
- a CDS encoding NAD(P)/FAD-dependent oxidoreductase yields the protein MTARIVVLGGGTGGTVLANKLASKLDDELDRGDAEVTLIDETGVHVYKPVWLYVAFGDADPAEGRRPLDDLLHREVRLRTGRVTDIDTDAKRLTVDGTSGLDYDHLVVATGARLVPDRIPGLVEGAHDFYSEAGAERLREALAAFDGGRLVLSVAGMPHMCPAAPVEFTLMVEDWLHERGLRDASEVVYTAPTERSHKLPPVADWADERFDARGVESYTGFAVERVDPEERTLHAADGRALDYDLLVTIPPHAGVDLVTEAGLGDDGWVETDPRTLEAARADDVYAIGDTTDIERPMAGSVAHYQAGVVADRIAARVRGHHPTATYDGKVLCFLEAGMDEATFVSFDYDSLPDLREESTLVHWAKGAYNESYWLTARGLI from the coding sequence ATGACCGCCCGCATCGTCGTCCTCGGCGGGGGGACCGGAGGGACCGTCCTGGCGAACAAACTCGCGTCGAAGCTCGACGACGAACTCGATCGGGGGGACGCCGAGGTGACGCTGATCGACGAAACCGGCGTCCACGTCTACAAACCCGTCTGGCTCTACGTGGCCTTCGGCGACGCCGACCCGGCGGAGGGACGGCGGCCGCTCGACGACCTGCTCCACCGGGAGGTACGGCTCCGGACGGGCCGGGTGACGGACATCGACACGGACGCGAAACGGCTGACCGTCGACGGAACGTCGGGACTCGACTACGACCACTTGGTCGTCGCGACGGGGGCACGGCTCGTCCCGGACCGGATTCCCGGCCTCGTCGAAGGGGCACACGACTTCTACAGCGAGGCCGGCGCCGAACGGCTCCGGGAGGCCCTCGCCGCGTTCGACGGCGGGCGACTCGTCCTGTCGGTCGCCGGAATGCCGCACATGTGCCCGGCCGCGCCGGTGGAGTTCACGCTGATGGTCGAGGACTGGCTTCACGAGCGAGGCTTGCGGGACGCGAGCGAGGTGGTCTACACCGCCCCGACCGAGCGGTCACACAAGCTCCCGCCGGTCGCGGACTGGGCGGACGAGCGGTTCGACGCCCGCGGCGTCGAGAGTTACACCGGCTTCGCAGTAGAGCGGGTCGACCCGGAGGAGCGGACGCTCCACGCGGCCGACGGGCGGGCGCTCGACTACGACCTGCTGGTGACCATCCCGCCGCACGCTGGCGTCGACCTGGTGACCGAGGCCGGCCTCGGCGACGACGGCTGGGTCGAGACCGACCCGCGGACGCTCGAAGCGGCCCGCGCCGACGACGTGTACGCCATCGGCGACACGACCGACATCGAGCGGCCGATGGCGGGGAGCGTCGCCCACTACCAAGCGGGCGTCGTCGCCGACCGGATCGCGGCCCGAGTTCGGGGTCACCACCCGACTGCGACGTACGACGGCAAGGTGCTCTGTTTCCTCGAGGCCGGCATGGACGAGGCGACGTTCGTCTCCTTCGACTACGACTCCCTGCCCGACCTGCGCGAGGAGTCGACACTCGTTCACTGGGCGAAGGGCGCGTACAACGAGTCGTACTGGCTGACCGCACGGGGGTTGATCTGA
- a CDS encoding transcription initiation factor IIB → MTETRVWTSSDSAVGERERPASESEQEHVCPECGGTLVTDEEHGETACSDCGLVVEEDGIDHGPEWRAFDSRERDRKARVGSPTTKMMHDKGLSTTIDWQNKDAYGKTLSAAQRRKMQRLRTWNRRFQTSDHQERNLRQALGEIDRMASALGLPETVRETASVIYRRALEEDLLPGRSIEGVATSALYAAARQAGVPRTIDEVARVSRVDEEEFKRTYRYVVRELNLEVAPADPVSYVTRFASELDLSDEAERLAREMLDAAKDRGIHSGKNPVGLAAAAVYAAPLLTNESVTQGQVSEVADISEVTIRNRYRELLAAYEDASAETA, encoded by the coding sequence ATGACTGAAACACGCGTCTGGACGAGCAGCGACTCGGCGGTCGGCGAGCGAGAGCGACCGGCGAGCGAATCGGAGCAGGAACACGTCTGTCCCGAGTGTGGCGGCACGCTCGTGACCGACGAGGAACACGGCGAGACTGCCTGCAGCGACTGCGGCCTCGTCGTCGAGGAGGACGGCATCGACCACGGTCCCGAGTGGCGCGCGTTCGACTCGCGGGAGCGCGACCGGAAGGCCCGCGTCGGGTCGCCCACGACGAAGATGATGCACGACAAGGGGCTGTCGACCACCATCGACTGGCAGAACAAGGACGCCTACGGCAAGACCCTCTCGGCCGCCCAGCGCCGGAAGATGCAGCGCCTGCGCACCTGGAACCGCCGGTTCCAGACCAGCGATCACCAGGAGCGCAACCTGCGGCAGGCGCTCGGCGAAATCGACCGGATGGCGTCGGCGCTCGGTCTCCCCGAAACCGTCCGCGAGACGGCGTCGGTCATCTACCGCCGCGCGCTGGAAGAGGACCTCCTGCCCGGCCGCTCGATCGAGGGCGTCGCCACCAGTGCGCTCTACGCCGCGGCCCGACAGGCCGGGGTCCCCCGGACCATCGACGAGGTGGCCCGCGTCAGCCGCGTCGACGAGGAGGAGTTCAAGCGCACCTACCGCTACGTGGTGCGCGAACTCAACCTCGAAGTCGCGCCCGCGGATCCCGTGAGCTACGTCACCCGGTTCGCGTCGGAGCTCGACCTCTCGGACGAGGCCGAACGCCTCGCGCGCGAGATGCTCGACGCCGCCAAGGATCGGGGCATCCACAGCGGCAAGAACCCCGTCGGTCTCGCTGCCGCCGCCGTCTACGCCGCGCCCCTCCTCACCAACGAGTCGGTGACGCAGGGCCAGGTGAGCGAGGTGGCCGACATCTCGGAAGTGACCATCCGCAACCGCTACCGCGAACTCCTCGCGGCCTACGAGGACGCGAGCGCCGAGACGGCCTGA
- a CDS encoding PAS domain S-box protein — translation MTTPAGFVGFTLVPAIALGLGIAYSLVSIRRLDDYRPLVLVALLGLMAAHQANEAVQYARDVGSLDAFGELVETGANLLASLTSYFLLGFLREQRRMSERLREQAHDLRRMNRAIDASGHAVYITDGEGRIDYVNPAFEELTGYAADEVLGERPDVLRAADASDTDGETGAPGHDREDERVYRRADGERYHARRTRAPIFGPDGQQQGSVTIQTDITDRKRLENDLRESLRQLRVFDRILRHNFHNDMNVIKGYAEMIQAGGDGQVARCAEIVVDRSERLLHTVDKEHEITKRLSNPQSPEPVELAPLIESVVSNVDSHGATLTVQQPADVVVRATRDIRLAIDELVTNAIDHSDRDTPTVTVDVAVHDGTAVISVADDGPGIPEMERDILTTERDIEPLYHGSGVGLWLVTLIVQQSDGQLAFHENEPRGSVVTIRLPTA, via the coding sequence ATGACGACGCCGGCCGGTTTCGTGGGTTTCACCCTCGTGCCGGCGATTGCACTCGGCCTCGGAATCGCCTACTCCCTCGTCTCGATCCGGCGGCTCGACGACTACCGGCCGCTGGTGCTGGTGGCCCTGCTGGGACTCATGGCGGCCCATCAGGCGAACGAAGCCGTGCAGTACGCGCGGGACGTGGGCTCGCTCGACGCCTTCGGCGAACTCGTCGAGACGGGGGCGAATCTGCTCGCGAGTCTCACGTCGTACTTCCTGCTCGGCTTCCTGCGCGAACAACGACGCATGAGCGAACGGCTCAGGGAACAGGCACACGACCTGCGTCGAATGAACCGTGCCATCGACGCGTCGGGGCATGCGGTGTACATCACCGACGGCGAGGGTCGCATCGACTACGTGAACCCCGCGTTCGAGGAGCTCACCGGCTACGCGGCGGACGAGGTCCTCGGGGAACGCCCGGACGTGTTGCGAGCGGCGGACGCGAGCGACACGGATGGCGAGACCGGAGCGCCCGGCCACGACCGGGAAGACGAACGCGTCTATCGTCGCGCTGACGGCGAACGGTACCACGCCCGTCGAACGAGGGCACCGATCTTCGGTCCCGACGGGCAGCAACAGGGCAGTGTCACCATCCAGACGGACATCACCGACCGCAAACGGCTGGAGAACGACCTCCGGGAGAGCCTCAGACAGCTACGGGTGTTCGACCGCATCCTCCGGCACAACTTCCACAACGACATGAACGTCATCAAAGGCTACGCCGAGATGATTCAGGCGGGCGGCGACGGACAGGTCGCCAGATGCGCCGAGATCGTCGTCGACCGGAGCGAGCGCCTGCTCCACACGGTCGATAAGGAACACGAGATCACCAAACGGCTGTCGAACCCGCAGTCGCCGGAACCGGTCGAACTGGCTCCGTTGATCGAGTCGGTCGTCTCGAACGTCGATAGTCACGGGGCGACCCTCACTGTCCAACAGCCGGCGGACGTGGTGGTGCGGGCGACCCGAGACATCAGACTCGCCATCGACGAGTTGGTGACGAACGCCATCGATCACTCGGACCGGGACACGCCGACCGTGACCGTCGACGTGGCCGTCCACGACGGGACGGCCGTGATCAGCGTCGCCGACGACGGCCCGGGCATCCCGGAGATGGAACGGGATATCCTGACGACCGAACGCGACATCGAACCGCTGTATCACGGAAGCGGCGTCGGCCTCTGGCTCGTCACGCTGATCGTCCAGCAGTCGGACGGACAGCTCGCCTTCCACGAGAACGAGCCGCGGGGGAGCGTGGTGACGATACGGCTGCCGACCGCCTGA
- the eno gene encoding phosphopyruvate hydratase, protein MTASPIESVAAREILDNRLEPTLRVTVETPVGTGRADVPRGRSRGAHEAHDRRDGDDRYRGQGVKEAVAAVEEDVEPALVGHDATDQRGVDAALLDLDGTRKKERLGGNVVTGVSLAALRAGAAATGLPLYRYVGGADAGVLPLPFFDLIEGGELAGGDLPFQEHQVVPVGADSVAEAVRWTAEVYYELGDILRDEYGEASLNVGDEGGYNPLGVDDPREAFDLELRAVEACGYGGEFALAADVAASHFHDAETGTYALLGESMTRDELLGFYEDLVADYPIVSLEDPLDQHDFAGVADLTDRLDVQIVGDDLFTTNPERLQEGIDHGAANALLWKVNQIGTVTEATEAARLATRNGYAVQVSERSGQTPDTWLADLAVGLGAGQIKTGVTRGERTEQYNRLLEIEAELGDAATFGPPGDALR, encoded by the coding sequence ATGACAGCCTCACCCATCGAGTCCGTCGCCGCCCGCGAGATTCTCGACAACCGACTGGAGCCGACGTTGCGTGTCACCGTCGAGACCCCCGTCGGAACCGGACGGGCCGACGTTCCGCGGGGCCGATCCCGGGGCGCCCACGAGGCCCACGACCGCCGCGACGGCGACGACCGGTATCGCGGTCAGGGGGTGAAAGAGGCCGTCGCGGCCGTCGAGGAGGACGTCGAACCGGCCCTCGTCGGCCACGACGCGACGGATCAGCGCGGCGTCGACGCGGCCCTCCTCGACCTCGATGGGACACGGAAGAAAGAACGGCTCGGCGGGAACGTCGTCACCGGCGTCTCGCTGGCCGCCCTCCGGGCGGGCGCGGCGGCGACCGGCCTCCCGCTCTATCGCTACGTCGGCGGCGCCGACGCGGGCGTCCTCCCCCTCCCCTTCTTCGACCTGATCGAGGGCGGCGAACTCGCCGGCGGCGACCTGCCCTTTCAGGAGCATCAGGTGGTGCCCGTCGGCGCCGACTCGGTCGCGGAGGCCGTCCGTTGGACCGCCGAAGTCTACTACGAACTCGGCGACATCCTCCGGGACGAGTACGGCGAGGCGTCGCTGAACGTCGGCGACGAGGGCGGGTACAACCCCCTCGGCGTCGACGACCCGCGGGAGGCGTTCGACCTCGAACTCCGGGCGGTCGAGGCGTGTGGCTACGGCGGCGAGTTCGCCCTCGCGGCCGACGTGGCGGCCTCCCACTTCCACGACGCCGAGACGGGGACGTACGCGCTGCTCGGCGAGTCGATGACGCGCGACGAACTGCTCGGCTTCTACGAGGACCTCGTGGCCGACTACCCGATCGTCTCGCTGGAGGACCCCCTCGACCAGCACGACTTCGCGGGCGTCGCCGATCTCACCGACCGCCTCGACGTCCAGATCGTCGGCGACGACCTGTTCACGACGAACCCGGAGCGGCTGCAGGAGGGGATCGACCACGGCGCCGCGAACGCCCTGCTGTGGAAGGTGAACCAGATCGGCACCGTCACCGAGGCGACCGAGGCCGCGCGGCTCGCCACCCGCAACGGCTACGCTGTCCAGGTGTCGGAGCGGTCGGGACAGACCCCCGACACGTGGCTCGCGGACCTCGCGGTCGGGCTCGGCGCCGGCCAGATCAAGACGGGCGTCACGCGCGGCGAGCGGACGGAGCAGTACAACCGCCTGCTCGAAATCGAGGCCGAGTTGGGTGACGCCGCGACGTTCGGCCCGCCCGGCGACGCCCTCCGATGA
- a CDS encoding queuosine precursor transporter codes for MSADDWPVGRVAILALFVTALVTAQLTASKLLAIPLPTAVPRIGNTIFLPGAALAYALTFFASDCYGELYGRRDAQVMVNVGFVMNFVLLALVWSTILAPARNPEFAAQFEGVLAPATNIVAGSLLAYLVSQNWDVIVFHRLREATDGDFLWLRNIVSTATSQAIDTVIFVGIAFYLLPRYVGIGMETPWSVVVTLMLGQYLLKLLIALVDTPFVYAVVGIVRSRADAAAKAAAAASAGETESVDDF; via the coding sequence ATGAGCGCCGACGACTGGCCGGTCGGCCGTGTCGCCATCCTGGCGCTGTTCGTCACCGCTCTGGTGACCGCGCAGTTGACGGCGTCGAAGCTACTCGCCATCCCGCTTCCGACCGCCGTACCGCGGATCGGGAACACCATCTTCCTGCCTGGGGCGGCGCTCGCGTACGCGCTCACCTTCTTCGCCTCCGACTGTTACGGCGAACTCTACGGCCGCCGCGACGCGCAGGTGATGGTGAACGTCGGCTTCGTGATGAACTTCGTCCTGCTCGCGCTCGTGTGGTCGACTATCCTCGCGCCCGCCCGCAACCCCGAGTTCGCCGCGCAGTTCGAGGGCGTCCTCGCCCCGGCGACCAACATCGTCGCCGGGAGTCTGCTCGCCTACCTCGTCAGCCAGAACTGGGACGTGATCGTCTTCCACCGCCTCCGCGAGGCGACCGACGGTGACTTCCTCTGGCTCCGGAACATCGTCTCGACGGCGACGAGTCAGGCCATCGATACGGTCATCTTCGTCGGCATCGCGTTCTACCTGCTGCCGCGGTACGTGGGGATCGGGATGGAGACGCCGTGGTCGGTGGTCGTCACGCTGATGCTGGGTCAGTACCTGCTGAAACTACTCATCGCGCTCGTCGACACGCCCTTCGTCTACGCCGTCGTCGGAATCGTCCGGTCGCGGGCCGACGCGGCCGCGAAGGCCGCCGCGGCCGCCTCCGCGGGTGAGACCGAATCGGTCGACGACTTCTAA
- a CDS encoding 23S rRNA (uridine(2552)-2'-O)-methyltransferase has product MTGRDEYYNRSKQEGYRARSAYKLKQLDAAANLFDAGDSVVDLGAAPGGWLQVAAEAVGESGTVVGVDRQRIRPLEADNVETVRGDMTEEATVDRLHEALVPAGVDVVVSDMAPNMTGEYSVDHARSVHLARQAFDVARDCLAPGGDFVVKVFDGPDLADLRSDIEESFEYVRSIRPDASRDSSSELYLVAKGYLTAPVAAGDELTVEISDEGREGDGIARVDGFTVFVPDAAVGEEVDVRIEDVKPRFAFAERLD; this is encoded by the coding sequence ATGACTGGCCGGGACGAGTACTACAACCGCTCGAAACAGGAGGGCTACCGCGCCCGGTCGGCCTACAAGCTCAAGCAACTCGACGCGGCGGCGAACCTGTTCGACGCCGGCGACAGTGTTGTCGACCTCGGCGCCGCGCCGGGGGGCTGGCTCCAGGTCGCCGCCGAAGCGGTCGGCGAGTCGGGGACCGTCGTCGGGGTCGACCGCCAGCGCATCCGCCCGCTGGAGGCCGACAACGTCGAGACCGTCCGCGGCGACATGACCGAGGAGGCGACGGTCGACCGCCTCCACGAGGCCCTCGTGCCGGCCGGCGTCGACGTCGTCGTCTCCGACATGGCGCCGAACATGACGGGCGAGTACTCCGTCGATCACGCCCGCTCCGTCCACCTCGCCCGGCAGGCGTTCGACGTGGCACGCGACTGTCTCGCCCCCGGCGGCGACTTCGTGGTGAAGGTGTTCGACGGCCCGGACCTCGCCGACCTCCGGAGCGACATCGAGGAGTCATTCGAGTACGTCCGCTCGATCCGCCCGGACGCCTCCCGGGACTCCTCCTCGGAACTCTACCTCGTCGCCAAGGGGTATCTGACGGCACCCGTCGCCGCCGGCGACGAACTGACCGTCGAGATCAGCGACGAGGGACGCGAGGGCGACGGCATCGCCCGCGTCGACGGCTTCACCGTGTTCGTCCCCGACGCCGCGGTGGGCGAGGAAGTCGACGTGCGGATCGAGGACGTGAAACCGCGGTTCGCGTTCGCCGAGCGGCTCGATTAG
- a CDS encoding glycerate kinase type-2 family protein, translated as MIRNRESLVDHGNRAARETLLDVATAAVDAVHPRTTVPRTVARDGDRLRVGDRTYDLGAVGEVYVVGAGKGAGAVAAELAAILDDRIAGGVVAEKTGEIDSVPDAIDVVAAGHPIPDDRSLDAGRRALAVADAAGPDDLVLLPITGGASATLVAPADGLTLDDLASTTETLLNAGCRIDEINAVRKHCSAIKGGRLAERIAPATAVTLVVVDEVAGEPWGPTVGDGTTFADALDVLARYDLLDAVSPRIVDHLRRGRDGEVSETPHGTAGHVVVLAGPADAAEAAETRVTELGYEPLILSTTVEGESREVATCLTAIAAEAATYDRPAEPPCVLISGGETTVRVGEGSGKGGPNQEFALASALELDGEGTVTTLALGTDGTDGPTDVAGGLVDGTTVPRMRHRGIDPRDHLRRHDATPALRAVDDAVLTGATGTNVMDLRLTLVEE; from the coding sequence ATGATCCGGAACCGCGAGTCACTCGTCGATCACGGCAACCGCGCGGCCCGGGAGACCCTCCTCGACGTCGCGACGGCGGCCGTCGACGCCGTCCACCCCCGAACCACCGTTCCCCGAACCGTGGCCCGCGACGGCGACCGCCTCCGCGTCGGCGACCGGACGTACGACCTCGGTGCCGTCGGGGAGGTGTACGTCGTCGGCGCCGGCAAGGGGGCGGGAGCGGTCGCGGCCGAACTGGCCGCGATCCTCGACGACCGGATCGCGGGAGGCGTCGTCGCCGAGAAAACGGGCGAGATCGACAGCGTTCCCGACGCAATCGACGTCGTCGCCGCCGGACACCCCATCCCGGACGACCGGAGCCTCGACGCGGGACGGCGGGCGCTCGCCGTCGCCGACGCCGCCGGACCGGACGACCTCGTTTTGCTCCCCATTACCGGCGGGGCGTCGGCGACGCTCGTCGCCCCGGCCGACGGCCTCACGCTCGACGACCTCGCGTCGACGACGGAGACGCTGTTGAACGCCGGCTGCCGGATCGACGAGATCAACGCGGTGCGCAAGCACTGCTCGGCGATCAAGGGCGGCCGCCTCGCGGAGCGGATCGCCCCGGCGACGGCGGTCACGCTCGTCGTCGTCGACGAGGTGGCCGGCGAGCCGTGGGGACCGACCGTCGGCGACGGGACGACGTTCGCCGACGCGCTCGACGTACTCGCACGGTACGACCTGCTCGATGCCGTGTCCCCGAGGATCGTCGACCACCTCCGGCGCGGCCGCGACGGCGAGGTGTCGGAGACGCCGCACGGGACGGCCGGCCACGTCGTCGTCCTCGCGGGGCCGGCTGACGCCGCCGAAGCGGCCGAAACGCGCGTCACGGAACTTGGCTACGAGCCGCTGATCCTCTCGACGACCGTCGAGGGTGAGAGCCGTGAGGTGGCGACCTGTCTGACCGCCATCGCGGCGGAAGCGGCGACGTACGACCGCCCGGCTGAGCCGCCCTGTGTCCTGATCTCGGGCGGCGAGACGACGGTGCGGGTCGGCGAGGGGAGTGGGAAGGGCGGGCCGAACCAGGAGTTCGCGCTCGCCAGCGCGCTCGAACTCGACGGGGAGGGGACGGTGACGACGCTCGCCCTCGGCACCGACGGCACCGACGGGCCCACCGACGTGGCGGGCGGCCTCGTCGACGGGACGACGGTCCCGCGGATGCGGCATCGAGGAATCGACCCCCGCGACCACCTGCGCCGCCACGACGCGACGCCGGCGCTCCGGGCCGTCGACGACGCGGTGCTCACGGGGGCAACGGGAACGAACGTGATGGACCTCCGGCTGACGCTGGTCGAGGAGTGA
- the sufU gene encoding Fe-S cluster assembly sulfur transfer protein SufU, which produces MGMGSDMYRQQILDHYKNPRNHGELDEPTFSHVGENPSCGDTIKMDVRLGDDGETIEYVSFSGDGCAISQASASMLTERLPGTTLDELDAMDTDDVVEMLGVDISPMRIKCAVLAEKVVQDGAKIHAGELEIDETTTEE; this is translated from the coding sequence ATGGGTATGGGCTCGGATATGTACCGACAGCAGATTCTCGACCACTACAAGAACCCCCGCAACCACGGAGAACTCGACGAGCCGACGTTCTCTCACGTCGGCGAGAACCCGTCGTGTGGCGACACCATCAAGATGGACGTGCGCCTCGGCGACGACGGCGAGACCATCGAGTACGTCAGTTTCTCCGGCGACGGCTGTGCGATCAGTCAGGCGAGCGCGAGCATGCTCACCGAACGGCTCCCCGGGACGACCCTCGACGAACTCGACGCGATGGACACCGACGACGTGGTGGAGATGCTCGGCGTCGACATTAGCCCCATGCGGATCAAATGCGCCGTCCTCGCCGAGAAGGTGGTCCAGGACGGCGCGAAGATCCACGCGGGTGAACTGGAGATCGACGAGACGACGACCGAGGAGTAG